A single region of the Eleginops maclovinus isolate JMC-PN-2008 ecotype Puerto Natales chromosome 16, JC_Emac_rtc_rv5, whole genome shotgun sequence genome encodes:
- the LOC134878264 gene encoding heparan sulfate glucosamine 3-O-sulfotransferase 6-like, with protein sequence MGCSGCRVRFNFGKVLSKVSVFFTMVLIFTYFFYCLTGFCDSAPRTLYRQQVSDYDALDDHRRVLDELRLSPRLLPDAYIKRNRTASADAEQVDTPGQFPLHISESAKEEIPQSNGIPVSNTFGIKRFPQAIIIGVKKGGTRALLEFLRIHPDVRAVGAEPHFFDRFYDKGLEWYRNLMPRTLDGQITMEKTPSYFVTKEAPSRVCTMNCQTKLIVVVRDPVTRAVSDYTQTLSKNPGLPSFQSLALKNSTTGLIDTTWSAVRIGLYAKHLENWLQHFPLSNFLFVSGERLVSDPAGEMGRVQDFLGLKRVVSDKHFYFNQTKGFPCLKKPEGSSRPRCLGKSKGRPHPQIPSEVLQRLRDFYRPFNHRFYQMSGQDFGWD encoded by the exons ATGGGATGTAGTGGATGCAGAGTCAGGTTCAACTTTGGCAAGGTGCTCTCCAAAGTCTCGGTGTTTTTTACCATGGTCCTGATCTTCACCTACTTCTTCTACTGCCTCACTGGATTCTGTGATTCGGCTCCTAGGACTTTATACCGCCAACAAGTATCAGACTATGACGCTCTGGACGATCATCGCCGCGTTTTGGACGAGCTGCGACTATCACCCCGTCTACTCCCGGACGCGTACATTAAGCGGAACCGCACAGCCTCCGCGGACGCAGAGCAGGTGGACACACCGGGACAGTTCCCGCTACACATATCGGAGAGCGCAAAAGAGGAGATCCCACAGAGCAACGGCATTCCCGTGTCCAACACTTTCGGCATCAAAAGGTTTCCCCAGGCGATTATAATCGGCGTGAAGAAAGGAGGAACCCGAGCCCTGCTGGAGTTTCTCCGCATCCACCCGGACGTGAGAGCGGTCGGTGCGGAGCCTCACTTCTTCGACCGGTTTTATGATAAAGGACTGGAGTGGTACAG GAACCTGATGCCTCGGACGCTTGATGGCCAAATCACTATGGAGAAAACACCCAGCTACTTTGTCACAAAAGAGGCTCCTAGCCGTGTCTGCACTATGAACTGCCAAACCAAGCTCATTGTGGTGGTCAGAGATCCCGTGACGCGAGCTGTATCTGACTACACCCAGACACTGTCCAAGAACCCAGGCCTTCCATCCTTCCAGAGCCTGGCTTTAAAAAACTCCACCACAGGTCTGATTGACACCACGTGGAGCGCTGTACGCATCGGCCTCTACGCCAAACATCTGGAGAACTGGCTTCAGCACTTCCCCTTGTCtaattttttgtttgttagtgGTGAGCGACTGGTGTCTGATCCAGCTGGGGAGATGGGCCGTGTTCAGGACTTCCTGGGTCTGAAAAGGGTTGTTTCAGACAAACACTTCTACTTCAACCAGACAAAAGGTTTTCCCTGCTTGAAGAAGCCCGAGGGGAGCAGTAGACCTCGCTGCCTTGGGAAGTCTAAGGGCAGACCCCATCCCCAAATCCCCTCCGAGGTCCTGCAAAGGCTCAGAGACTTTTACAGGCCCTTCAACCACCGTTTCTACCAGATGAGTGGACAAGACTTTGGCTGGGACTAA